One genomic region from Stackebrandtia nassauensis DSM 44728 encodes:
- a CDS encoding dienelactone hydrolase family protein → MNQIPPTKAPFVLSTPDLAPDPIGDDIDVYLPDGDWQVPAVVYVHGMPYPSEWPGPRVWPVYLGYGRATAERGAAGVVFTHSSGDEPDYDASAAKLDAVIDAVREHPRVDGDRLSLWHFSGGGPLSADYLREPPPWLRCLALTYPMLDDVRGFGIPQRMRPIDAIAHAGRLPVVLSNAGREREDLAEAVTRFRAAASNADANLTVIEVPDGQHGFDFADHTQQSRQAVTQALDTVLGHLRQGS, encoded by the coding sequence GTGAACCAGATCCCGCCCACGAAGGCACCCTTCGTCCTTTCCACCCCCGACCTGGCTCCCGACCCCATCGGCGACGACATCGACGTCTACCTGCCCGACGGCGACTGGCAGGTCCCGGCCGTGGTCTACGTGCACGGCATGCCCTACCCGTCCGAGTGGCCGGGACCGCGCGTGTGGCCGGTGTACCTCGGCTACGGCCGCGCCACCGCCGAACGCGGCGCCGCCGGGGTGGTGTTCACCCACTCCTCCGGCGACGAACCCGACTACGACGCCTCGGCGGCGAAACTGGACGCCGTCATCGACGCCGTGCGCGAACATCCCCGCGTCGACGGCGACCGGCTGTCGCTGTGGCACTTCTCCGGCGGCGGTCCACTGTCGGCGGACTACCTGCGCGAGCCCCCGCCGTGGCTGCGGTGCCTGGCGTTGACGTACCCGATGCTGGACGACGTGCGCGGTTTCGGTATCCCGCAACGGATGCGGCCCATCGACGCCATCGCCCACGCGGGACGGTTGCCGGTGGTGCTGTCCAACGCCGGACGCGAACGCGAGGACCTGGCCGAGGCGGTGACCCGGTTCCGGGCAGCCGCCTCGAATGCCGACGCGAACCTGACCGTCATCGAAGTCCCCGACGGCCAGCACGGCTTCGACTTCGCCGACCACACGCAGCAGTCGCGCCAGGCCGTGACCCAAGCACTCGACACCGTCCTCGGCCACCTGCGGCAAGGCAGCTGA